In Chryseobacterium oranimense, a single window of DNA contains:
- a CDS encoding DUF4280 domain-containing protein, with protein MHGAKLKCPYAQAPGDLKVTSNEINLQDQPFATIGDGNNMVNLQFKGTCGHPKWPARNMSPPPCMSVIKLSPWQNPGTSIIQEQKVLVKESFINCDPEFNSASPSPIPKVDRILTPEDNIYTVSVYYNDVKIDPESFVFISPEPAMPKIRIEVYIGKDCIHKSLRFRLKTEFKFKASATLYDRNDVDYFPAKSDGGDAFMIANKGKTKWDVDFRGLFRGGTATVEVWNEAKTSIISNFQFYIRGKNPTKEVVKKYFTDKGYLSKYWFIYKMAVSESGSEGIPLMKQFWDPEFVGKGKNRKEAVYGPSGRNSESKGIPNYGYPDGWGICQIDFKYEKNNLSTTSAESKKALENPDYIWNWKENIAVKMNIKLPEKIRAAVNHIRRLLKNTKQLKSYSIEEGNLTYKTCPSTVPELQQFSGYLPDTSANQNEKSILDAEIIKLYNGGHYIVGVTKDGTLSIERKNSLDFNYNERIGKINE; from the coding sequence ATGCATGGAGCAAAGCTGAAGTGTCCTTATGCCCAGGCGCCCGGAGATCTGAAGGTGACCTCTAACGAAATAAACCTTCAGGATCAGCCATTTGCAACAATAGGGGATGGTAACAATATGGTAAACCTACAGTTTAAAGGAACCTGCGGGCATCCAAAATGGCCTGCAAGAAATATGTCTCCTCCTCCCTGTATGAGCGTTATAAAATTGAGCCCCTGGCAAAATCCGGGAACCTCTATTATACAGGAACAAAAGGTTTTGGTAAAAGAGTCTTTTATCAATTGCGATCCTGAATTTAATTCTGCCTCTCCGTCACCTATTCCGAAGGTGGATAGGATTTTAACACCAGAAGATAATATTTATACGGTTTCAGTTTATTACAATGATGTAAAAATTGATCCGGAGTCTTTCGTATTTATTTCGCCAGAACCTGCAATGCCTAAAATAAGAATTGAAGTTTATATAGGAAAGGATTGTATACATAAAAGTTTGCGATTTAGATTAAAGACAGAATTTAAGTTTAAAGCAAGTGCAACACTCTATGACAGAAACGATGTTGATTATTTTCCGGCAAAGTCTGATGGTGGAGATGCATTTATGATTGCCAATAAGGGAAAAACTAAATGGGATGTTGACTTCCGGGGACTATTTAGAGGAGGTACTGCTACTGTAGAAGTATGGAATGAAGCAAAAACTTCGATTATAAGTAATTTTCAATTTTATATAAGAGGAAAAAATCCTACTAAGGAAGTAGTAAAAAAATATTTTACGGATAAGGGATATTTATCAAAATACTGGTTTATCTATAAAATGGCAGTCAGTGAGTCCGGAAGTGAGGGTATTCCATTAATGAAACAGTTTTGGGATCCTGAATTTGTGGGGAAAGGGAAAAATAGAAAAGAGGCAGTATATGGGCCTTCCGGAAGAAACTCTGAAAGTAAAGGGATTCCTAATTATGGTTATCCTGATGGTTGGGGAATATGTCAAATAGATTTTAAATATGAGAAAAATAACTTAAGTACAACATCTGCAGAATCAAAAAAAGCACTTGAAAACCCTGATTATATCTGGAATTGGAAAGAAAATATTGCAGTGAAAATGAATATAAAGCTACCAGAAAAAATACGGGCTGCAGTGAATCATATTCGCCGTCTTTTGAAAAATACCAAACAATTAAAATCTTATTCAATTGAAGAAGGAAATTTAACTTATAAAACATGTCCGAGCACAGTCCCGGAATTGCAACAGTTTAGTGGATATTTACCGGACACATCTGCAAACCAGAATGAAAAATCCATATTAGATGCGGAAATAATTAAATTATACAATGGCGGCCATTATATTGTTGGGGTTACTAAAGACGGAACGTTAAGTATAGAGCGAAAAAATAGTTTGGATTTTAATTATAACGAAAGAATAGGAAAAATCAACGAATAA
- a CDS encoding sulfurtransferase: MSPIISPSELKDIFQNSNLIILDARAGKNMYQTYLEKHIKGARFIDLDKDLAEIGDDAAFGGRHPLPGIEKFAETLAGFGIAENSHVVIYDDKNGANAAARAWWMLRSFGLKNVQILDGGIQSAEKGGLEFSSGEEASKKADLIKIEDWLLPVKNLEDVENELINHSSTVVDVRDAYRYRGESEPIDLVAGHIPGAINIPFSENLDENGNFLKPEILKEKYIQILKDKPQHLIIHCGSGVTACHTILALDYAGFPIPDLYVGSWSEWSRREGKEIAKES, encoded by the coding sequence ATGTCACCCATCATCTCACCGTCAGAATTAAAAGATATTTTCCAGAATTCCAATCTCATCATTCTGGATGCCAGAGCGGGAAAAAATATGTATCAAACCTACCTTGAAAAGCACATTAAAGGGGCCCGATTTATAGATTTGGACAAAGATCTGGCTGAAATCGGGGATGATGCTGCCTTTGGAGGAAGACATCCTCTGCCGGGGATTGAAAAATTTGCAGAAACACTGGCAGGATTTGGTATTGCCGAAAACTCTCATGTGGTAATCTATGACGATAAGAATGGAGCCAATGCCGCGGCAAGAGCCTGGTGGATGTTGAGGTCATTTGGACTGAAGAATGTTCAGATTTTGGATGGCGGAATTCAGTCTGCTGAAAAAGGAGGACTGGAATTTTCATCCGGCGAAGAGGCCTCTAAAAAAGCAGATCTAATTAAAATAGAAGACTGGTTACTACCTGTTAAGAACCTGGAAGACGTTGAAAATGAATTAATAAACCATTCTTCGACGGTTGTGGATGTAAGAGATGCTTACCGCTACAGAGGAGAGTCCGAACCGATTGATTTGGTAGCCGGACATATTCCGGGAGCCATCAATATTCCTTTTTCAGAAAACCTGGATGAAAACGGAAACTTCCTGAAACCTGAAATTTTAAAAGAAAAATATATACAGATTTTAAAAGATAAACCTCAGCATCTGATCATCCATTGCGGATCAGGAGTTACTGCCTGCCACACCATTTTAGCTTTGGATTATGCAGGTTTCCCGATTCCTGACCTCTATGTAGGTTCGTGGAGCGAATGGAGCAGGAGGGAAGGGAAAGAAATTGCAAAGGAGAGTTAA
- a CDS encoding type VI secretion system Vgr family protein, which translates to MKNTSNSNKISENHISGINRVVKLEIVIEGKVVNHFKHFRLQQSARKHHDFELILAHDSLGEAQNHNLEQAQKFLGKRITIVFKYKDAENDSPERTFVGLITKVAFSQEKMSLGNIILKGKSPTILMDSAPHTQSFGGSQEVNTNIIANRIINETLGSNKFDFRIDTQNKSYISYSSQYNETHYNYLTRIAEAYGEQFYYDGEILHFGKLPASEKPIQLIYGSNVTDVNVELKAVHTKPEYFGYNSSSHTKMVGADDPVKHVGELSSKAYQLNDTIFTTRSLTPTPINANMFRDVDDSQKSARGSKAVEVFTVTGHTTVPFLYIGCVADLAMRKMDSNETSHFTTLMITEVSHEVNARGYYTGSFEAIAEGTGFMPKPDFEMPKAEPQVATVISNVDPLNQGRIQVRFDWQLNDTTHFIRMMSPDAGGTDAVTQNRGFVAVPEIGDQVMVGFEYHNPDFPFAMGGMFHGQVGLGGGVDNHLKSIQTRSGIKVLMNDAEKSVTIKDPSGNTYFMDGQGNIHVTAPKNMTFTAGEDMHISVGRNMTTKIGQDSTLNIGNDHTESITKRYTQTSENKIITVRQDQTESTGNKFKSTSGEADIQTSKGDLKLRGTSLAVFQGGKDVKVSKG; encoded by the coding sequence ATGAAAAACACCTCAAATTCTAATAAAATTTCAGAAAACCATATTTCGGGTATTAACCGTGTGGTCAAACTGGAAATTGTGATTGAGGGCAAGGTTGTCAATCACTTCAAACACTTTCGTTTACAGCAGAGTGCAAGAAAGCACCATGACTTTGAACTGATATTGGCTCATGATTCTTTAGGTGAAGCACAAAATCACAACCTTGAACAAGCTCAGAAGTTTTTAGGAAAAAGAATTACCATTGTTTTTAAATATAAAGATGCTGAAAATGACAGCCCTGAAAGAACATTTGTAGGTCTTATTACCAAAGTGGCATTCAGCCAGGAAAAAATGAGTCTGGGAAATATTATTCTAAAAGGAAAAAGTCCCACTATCCTCATGGATTCCGCTCCACATACCCAAAGTTTCGGGGGAAGCCAGGAGGTGAATACAAACATTATTGCCAATCGTATTATCAATGAGACACTAGGTTCAAATAAATTTGATTTCAGGATAGATACCCAAAACAAAAGCTATATCAGCTACAGCTCACAATACAACGAAACCCACTACAACTATCTTACAAGAATTGCAGAGGCCTACGGAGAACAGTTTTATTATGACGGAGAAATTCTTCATTTCGGGAAACTCCCCGCTTCTGAGAAACCTATCCAGTTAATATATGGTAGCAATGTAACTGATGTGAATGTTGAGCTGAAGGCCGTTCACACCAAACCGGAATACTTTGGCTATAACAGCAGCAGCCATACTAAAATGGTTGGTGCTGATGATCCTGTAAAACATGTAGGAGAATTATCTTCCAAAGCTTATCAACTGAATGATACTATTTTTACCACCCGATCACTGACTCCTACTCCCATCAATGCCAATATGTTCCGTGATGTGGATGATTCCCAAAAGAGTGCAAGGGGAAGTAAGGCCGTGGAGGTTTTTACAGTTACGGGACATACAACAGTTCCATTCCTGTATATAGGTTGTGTTGCAGATTTAGCCATGAGAAAGATGGACAGCAATGAAACCTCACATTTTACAACCCTTATGATCACAGAGGTGAGTCATGAAGTTAATGCAAGAGGATATTATACAGGAAGTTTTGAAGCTATTGCTGAAGGCACTGGGTTTATGCCAAAACCTGATTTTGAAATGCCTAAAGCAGAGCCGCAGGTAGCCACTGTTATATCCAATGTGGATCCATTGAATCAAGGGAGAATACAGGTTCGGTTTGACTGGCAGTTAAATGATACCACCCACTTTATCAGGATGATGAGCCCTGATGCAGGAGGTACTGACGCCGTCACCCAAAACCGGGGATTTGTAGCCGTTCCCGAAATTGGAGATCAGGTCATGGTAGGATTTGAATACCATAACCCCGATTTCCCATTTGCAATGGGAGGAATGTTTCATGGCCAGGTAGGCCTGGGCGGAGGTGTGGACAATCATTTGAAATCTATACAGACCAGAAGCGGAATTAAGGTTTTAATGAATGATGCAGAAAAAAGTGTAACCATTAAAGATCCAAGCGGAAATACCTATTTTATGGATGGCCAGGGAAATATTCATGTTACTGCGCCGAAGAATATGACCTTTACAGCAGGTGAAGATATGCATATTTCCGTGGGAAGGAATATGACCACCAAGATTGGGCAGGACAGTACCCTAAATATTGGCAATGACCATACTGAATCTATTACAAAAAGATATACCCAAACTTCTGAAAATAAAATAATTACAGTTAGGCAGGATCAAACAGAAAGCACAGGTAATAAGTTTAAAAGTACTTCCGGGGAAGCTGATATACAGACTTCTAAAGGCGATTTAAAACTGAGAGGAACATCATTGGCCGTATTCCAGGGAGGAAAAGACGTTAAAGTAAGTAAAGGCTAA